GGATTTGAACCCCGGACCTCCGCCTTGTGAGGGCGGCGTCCTACCAGACTAGACGACGGGCCCACTAGATATTGTTGTAGATCTGGTATAAAATTTCTACTAATATCATTGTTCTATTTCTCCAAATCCTTATATATGAATCTGTGTATCAGATCTAATATCTTATCACTGCTATCTATATTAAAGAGTTCTTTTTGGATTTTATCTAGTTCTTCATCTGAATCTGCTTGAGAATATCTCTCTAGTCTATACCTATTTAATTCTAAGAATTGGGGGCCCCATTTAAATTCATTTAATATAGCATTGGCCTCCTCTATAAAACCTGTAATAAATAGGGATGCAGCTATAGCTTCAGCTGTACTTAATTTAAATGGCTTTCCATAGTTAATAGGATTTGCAGCTATTAGTATTGGTAAAACTCTATTTTTTGTATGCATAGATAATGCTTTTCTTAATAGATAGAGACTCTGTTTCCAAGAAATATCTATTGCCACTATACCACAGCTCTCAATATAAATTCTATCACTTCTCTTTAGATAGCTACTTGCAATTGGATTCAATAGTATGCTACAATGCGGAATTTCTGAAAGCCTCCTAATCTCTTTAGCTATACCACTTCTAACAAGCCTCTCACCTGTACATTTATCCGGATCATCCTCCCTTCCAATCAATATCATTATTTTGACCATATAACTTCCTACTATCCCTATATCTTATAACTTTAATTAACCTTCATGATGATGATCCAATAAATTTTAATAGAATGCATCTTAGAAAAATGATAGCTACTACTATGTTGTAAATCTTAGAGCAGATAAACTTTTATACACTGCTCATGTAGCTATCTATGTGGTATATAGATATGCCAGAAGCATTAGTCCTAATAAATACTGATGTTGGTGCAGAAGAAGAAGTATTGGCGCAAGTAAAGAATATCCCAGGTGTAAAAGAGGTTCATATAGTATATGGAGTCTATGATCTCTATGCAAAGATTGAGGCTGAAAGTGTTGAAAAGCTTAAAGATATTATATCATCGAAGATAAGGAAGATACCCAAGGTTAAATCTACAATTACAATGGTTATAGTATCATCTACATCAAAATAGCTATATAGGATACAAAGTATTTATTATGTATGAAAATTTCTGTATTTATCACATAGGGCTAGACGATTTTGATTTATTAAGCTATGGATGTACAACTCATGTAGCTACATATTTACTTCATTCATTAGCAAAAAGATTTAGCTCTATAGTATTTATTGATTATCCAAATCTAGTAAGACTAAACCCATCTATACCTTGGAAGACTAGAGGAAATGGAGCTATAGCGATTAGAATAGCAATGGAGTGTACTGATCTGAACAATCTTCTAGAGGCTGCTGAAGATATTATAGATGAATATTATGAAAAATATGGTGTTAGAACTAAGGATGTTGTATCAAGTGATAGAGAGCCTGGACTAGTTGTAGTAAGAAACGGTATTGTAAATGATATGGGATCTTTATACATAACTGCATTAACTGATGTACTCTTACCCGAGATTGTTAAAAAGAAGATTGATAAATATGGAAGGGAGAATATTGTGGTAAGCAAAAGATATTGTGGTAGAGGAATCGTTGGTGCTGCTGCTTCAGTGGGGTGGATTGCTATAGATTCTGATTACACATATGAGCTTTTAGTTTATAGATCAGAAAAGTTCTATTCATTAGATAGATGTGTAAATGAAGAATCTGTTAAATATTTTGATAGCATTACTAAGGATAGAACTTTTAATAATATTGACGTTGATTCTAATAGAATATTGATTACATCTCATGGAAGAGATCCTATACTCTATGGCGTTCGTGGAGAAGATCCAGAGGTATTACTAAAAGCATTAGATATTATCAGGGTATGTGAACCTATTTCTTCATGGACTATCTTTAGAACGAACCAAGCAACTGATGCCCATGCAATCGATAGAAGTGTAAGTAGCTTGAGGGTCTATAGAACAGGAAAAATAAGAGTGACCATATCTTCAAAGCCGTCCATAGGAATGGGGGGAACCGTTATTATCAATGGTTTTGATGCTACAGGTAGTATTACTCTCGCATTTTTTAGACCATCATATCTAAATAGATATGCATCCATGTTAATACCTGGAGATGTTATTGAGGCTAATGGACATGTAAAGCCATGGAACATAGGTCCTGTTTTTCACGTGGAGAAGTTTTCGGTATTAAAACTAGCTCCCTTATACAGATGTAAAGCCCCTCGATGTCCATACTGTAGAAAGAGATTAACAAAGATGGGACGAGGTAAGGGATATAAATGTGATAAATGTGGATATAGTGTAATAAATCCAGATCTTGAGTGTGAATATATAGAGAGAAAAATTAGATTAGGGCTTTATATACCTCCGCCAAGAGCATTAAAACACCTTATAAAACCTATTGAGAGGTATGGAAAGGAAAAGTACCGTCATAGGTATCCTATTGAGTTAAAACTTAGCCAAATAACAAAGATTTTAGAAACCTCTATTTAAGAATACAATATAATTAAACTGATTTGATATCCTAGTATATAACCAACTACAATCTTTAAGCACCATTAGAAGACATATAACGTATATATGATGTATCAGCATTTGTAACCCTCTTTGATATGCGTACATATGTTTTGACCCCTTTAGTTCCTTTGGATCCCACTTTTTGGCCACAAATACATATGTGCAATAGGTACAGGTTAGATCCTATCCAGTTTATATTATCTCATAAATGATATGACATGACCCATGTTCTGATAGACCCCTATATTTCATATGCAGCATTATATCTGGAGATCTAGATATATTGCAAAATGTGGTATTGTCTTTATACAAACCATTAATATAAATTTAGTTTCACAATCTGAGATCTAGATATAAGATATGGCTTCATATGAAATTTTGGGGTAGATCTGTATTCACAGTCTAAAACTCCAACAATAGATTGTTATGCTACTGCGTATTACCAACCCCTTTGGTTCCTGTGGACAGAGAGATTGAAACATCATATATAGATTGCTTGATTAATGCTGAGAGAAGTTGTGGTCTGGCCCGCAATAACCCGTCTTCTGTATTAATCGCATTTGGCTAAGCGGCTCCCACCCCTTGTACGAAAACTCATCGGGGATCGGAGCCTTGCTCCCCGAAGGCTGGCCGTTTCACTGCTCCCATAAGCCTCATCATCAGGTTACCTGCTCCCCAGTTGCCTGAGGAGCCTCTCTGAATCATCTTCATCGGCCTATGGACATGTCGTTTCTGTGCCAGTGCCCGGGGTATTACCCCGGCCCCTTGCGGGGCTTCGGCTTCGTACGGAGGACGGTGTTTCCTCACACTATGGGTGCGTAGCGATTTGCGGGCCAGACCACAGGTTTTATATCTCTATAAGAAGCTAAATATTTTTGATATACATAAAATATTCTATGGTTTTGGAACAAATATTTTAAGGAGAATTACTATTACAGATGTGGCTATAGCTATCGATATGATTAGATAAGGATTTAGTTTAACCTGTTCCTCCACCTCCTCATAAAATCTTACTAGTCCTACATAACTCGATAATCCAGGACCTGTTCTCTTTTTTCTACTTGACATAAAATGATACCTGTAGGATACTATTTTCGAGAAGGTTATTAAGTCTTTATTAGTTAGTAAGAAATAGGGTTAGGATTACGAGTGCAACGGATTTATGTAGAGATGAAATAGTCAATAGATATAGTAGTTATACAAAGTTAGTAGAAGCGCTAAACTCTATGAGGTTTATAGAGCTTATAGATAGTGATAGTGGAATGAAATTCTATGTATATAGAGGAGTGGATCATGACTACATTGTTTCACCATGTAGAATGTGTACATGTAAAGACTTTATAGTTAATTTTATAGGGCGGAAGAGAGAATATCCGTGTTACCATGTAGTAGGATTTTTTATAGCTATAAAAGAGAATAAGATATATAGACTATATACCACATCAGATAGAATTATATCTGTAATAACAGAGATATCATATCAAGGCTATTCACAAACACTTCGAAAGTTATTTAAGAAGAGCTCATAAGAGGAGATAAAGGATAGAGTAATATTCACAGAGCGAATTTGGTGTATAGTATGAGATTTCGAGGTAAGGTGTATACATATATAAAGAGGGAGATAGAGGACGGAGGTAAACTTCACTTCTCATTAGTCGATCCAGAGAAAGTTCTAAATCTTGAGGATCTTAGAAAGACTCTAAGAGCTCTTGTTGAAGCAGGGACAAATGCTATATTAATTGGTGGAAGTTTAAATGTATTTAATGAAGACGTTGAAAAAATTGTTGATATAGTTGAAGAGCTGGAGGTACCATCAATACTATTCCCAGGGAGTATAGCTGGTATAGCTAAGAATGCTGATGCAATAATGATGCTATCTCTATTAAATTCTGATGATGTATATTTCATAGTGGGTGCACAAGCATATGCAGCACCAATAATAAAGAGACTTGGTCTTGAGGTACTGCCTACAGGTTATATAGTTGTTGGAGAGGCCCATACATCTGTAAGTATAATGGGTAGAGCTAGAATGATACCATTTGATAAACCTGAGATCTGTGCAGCATACGCTCTTGCAGGAAAGTATATGGGAATGAGATTCATATATCTTGAAGCAGGTTCTGGAGCTCCAAAACCTGTACCACCAGAGTTTGTCAGGGTTGTTAAAAAGGCTATAGAGGATACAATACTTATAGTTGGTGGAGGTATAAGATCTAGTGAAGTTGCTTTAGAGATAGCTAATGCTGGAGCAGATATTATAGTTACAGGTACCATTATTGAGAAAGATTTAGAGAGAGCTATAAAGATAATATCATCTTTAAGGAGAAAGTAGATTATAGTGCTACAGAGATAAAATCTTCATAATATTTTCTCTAAATGGAGGTTCTATAATACCTTTCTCTGTTATTATAGAGGTAACGAGCTCTGGTGGAGTTACATCAAATGCTGGATTTAGTACATCTACATCTGGCATAGTTATGAGCATCTTATTCATTATATATCTAACCTCATTAGCATTTCTCTCCTCTATCACAATATCATTTATAGATGATACAGGATCTATAGTTGATGTAGGAGCTGCTACATAGAAAGGCACTCCATGTCTTTTAGCTATAATGGCTATAGAATAGGTACCTATCTTATTTATAACAAATCCATCGAGAAGAATCCTATCAGCGCCAACAATAACCTTATTGACAAGTCCTTTATACATAATATATCCAACCATATTATCCGTCACCAATGTTACAGGTATACCCTCCTTCTTAAGCTCCCATACTGTAAGTCTAGCTCCTTGTAGTACAGGTCTAGTCTCAGTTGCTATAACCTTAATCTTTTTCCCATTATACCATGCAGCTCTTATCACCCCTAATGCTGTGCCAAATGCTGCTGTTGCTAATGCACCAGCATTACAATGCGTAAGAATTGTATCTCCATCATCTATAAGCTTCTCACCTATCTCACCAATCTTTATATTGGTCTCAATATCTTCATGATAGATACTAAGTGCTTCATCCACTATAGCCTTTCTCAAGGCTTCTACACTAGAGTAATTCCTTGATAAAACATTTGAGATTCTATTGAGAGCCCAAAAGAGATTAAACGCTGTTGGCCTAGTTCTTCGAAGTCTCTCTATCGCTTTAGAGATAATGTCTTTTAGCTCATCAACACTATTAATATTACTAAATTTCAGTGCTGTTGCTGCAATAGCTAAAGCTGCAGCAACACCTATAGCGGGAGCTCCTCTAATCTCCATAGACTCTATGGCTCTAGCTATCCTTTCATGGTCTTGACTTTCTTCATATAGTTCTTCATATGGCAAAAGATTTGTATTGATCCACCTAACCTTTCCATCAACCCATTCAACAGCTCTTACAATGAGAGGATATTTAGACATTATCTGCACCTAGAAAAGAGTTGTGTTATACATAAATAAGCTTTGTTGTATAAAATTGAAATTATATGAGGATCCAATAATGGTTAAAGTTATAATTAGATATAGGAATGGAAAACTATATTTAGAGAAGGCATCTACGGACATCAAAAATAGATTTGGTTTATCTGAAGCAGGAGATGTAGATCCTATAATAGCGTTATATTTAGCCTATAGCTCAAATGCAAAAATAATTGATAGCGAAAATAAAGAACTAGATCTAGATGCAATTATAAGGATATGTGAAGAAAACAATAGAGCTTTAGAAACTTTTTTCGTATTTCTAGATCTTGTAAAACGGGGTAAAAAGGTTAGACCAGGTATTCAGGGGAATGAGATTGTGATAGAGGATGAGAAGATTAGAATCTATGCTATCGATGAGAGTAGCAGAATAAGTGTAAAAGATTTGTATACACTTGTTGATAGATCTATTAAGCAAGGGTATAGAGTCATTATAGCACTTGTAGATCTCTATGGCGATGTCACA
Above is a genomic segment from Ignisphaera aggregans DSM 17230 containing:
- a CDS encoding Protein of unknown function DUF367 (COGs: COG2042 conserved hypothetical protein~InterPro IPR007177~KEGG: mka:MK0638 hypothetical protein~PFAM: Protein of unknown function DUF367~SPTR: Q8TXM4 UPF0293 protein MK0638~PFAM: Domain of unknown function (DUF367)); amino-acid sequence: MVKIMILIGREDDPDKCTGERLVRSGIAKEIRRLSEIPHCSILLNPIASSYLKRSDRIYIESCGIVAIDISWKQSLYLLRKALSMHTKNRVLPILIAANPINYGKPFKLSTAEAIAASLFITGFIEEANAILNEFKWGPQFLELNRYRLERYSQADSDEELDKIQKELFNIDSSDKILDLIHRFIYKDLEK
- a CDS encoding transcriptional regulator, AsnC family (InterPro IPR019887~KEGG: sai:Saci_0731 hypothetical protein~PFAM: Transcription regulator, AsnC-type-like~SPTR: Q4JAS0 Conserved Archaeal protein~PFAM: AsnC family), which translates into the protein MWYIDMPEALVLINTDVGAEEEVLAQVKNIPGVKEVHIVYGVYDLYAKIEAESVEKLKDIISSKIRKIPKVKSTITMVIVSSTSK
- a CDS encoding tRNA(Ile2) 2-agmatinylcytidine synthetase (COGs: COG1571 DNA-binding protein containing a Zn-ribbon domain~InterPro IPR004365:IPR013696~KEGG: smr:Smar_1362 hypothetical protein~PFAM: domain of unknown function DUF1743; nucleic acid binding OB-fold tRNA/helicase-type~SPTR: A3DP93 Putative uncharacterized protein~PFAM: Domain of unknown function (DUF1743)), whose amino-acid sequence is MYENFCIYHIGLDDFDLLSYGCTTHVATYLLHSLAKRFSSIVFIDYPNLVRLNPSIPWKTRGNGAIAIRIAMECTDLNNLLEAAEDIIDEYYEKYGVRTKDVVSSDREPGLVVVRNGIVNDMGSLYITALTDVLLPEIVKKKIDKYGRENIVVSKRYCGRGIVGAAASVGWIAIDSDYTYELLVYRSEKFYSLDRCVNEESVKYFDSITKDRTFNNIDVDSNRILITSHGRDPILYGVRGEDPEVLLKALDIIRVCEPISSWTIFRTNQATDAHAIDRSVSSLRVYRTGKIRVTISSKPSIGMGGTVIINGFDATGSITLAFFRPSYLNRYASMLIPGDVIEANGHVKPWNIGPVFHVEKFSVLKLAPLYRCKAPRCPYCRKRLTKMGRGKGYKCDKCGYSVINPDLECEYIERKIRLGLYIPPPRALKHLIKPIERYGKEKYRHRYPIELKLSQITKILETSI
- a CDS encoding Sec61beta (KEGG: iho:Igni_1061 Sec61beta~PFAM: Sec61beta family); its protein translation is MSSRKKRTGPGLSSYVGLVRFYEEVEEQVKLNPYLIISIAIATSVIVILLKIFVPKP
- a CDS encoding conserved hypothetical protein (InterPro IPR007527~KEGG: sso:SSO0261 hypothetical protein~SPTR: Q980M9 Putative uncharacterized protein), coding for MRFIELIDSDSGMKFYVYRGVDHDYIVSPCRMCTCKDFIVNFIGRKREYPCYHVVGFFIAIKENKIYRLYTTSDRIISVITEISYQGYSQTLRKLFKKSS
- a CDS encoding geranylgeranylglyceryl diphosphate synthase (COGs: COG1646 phosphate-binding protein with TIM-barrel fold~InterPro IPR008205:IPR010946~KEGG: sai:Saci_0728 geranylgeranylglyceryl phosphate synthase-like protein~PFAM: PcrB family protein~PRIAM: Phosphoglycerol geranylgeranyltransferase~SPTR: Q4JAS3 Geranylgeranylglyceryl phosphate synthase~TIGRFAM: geranylgeranylglyceryl phosphate synthase; geranylgeranylglyceryl phosphate synthase family protein~PFAM: PcrB family~TIGRFAM: geranylgeranylglyceryl phosphate synthase; geranylgeranylglyceryl phosphate synthase family protein), whose product is MYSMRFRGKVYTYIKREIEDGGKLHFSLVDPEKVLNLEDLRKTLRALVEAGTNAILIGGSLNVFNEDVEKIVDIVEELEVPSILFPGSIAGIAKNADAIMMLSLLNSDDVYFIVGAQAYAAPIIKRLGLEVLPTGYIVVGEAHTSVSIMGRARMIPFDKPEICAAYALAGKYMGMRFIYLEAGSGAPKPVPPEFVRVVKKAIEDTILIVGGGIRSSEVALEIANAGADIIVTGTIIEKDLERAIKIISSLRRK
- a CDS encoding translation initiation factor 2B subunit I family (IF-2BI) (COGs: COG0182 translation initiation factor 2B subunit eIF-2B alpha/beta/delta family~InterPro IPR000649:IPR011559:IPR005251~KEGG: dka:DKAM_1213 translation initiation factor, aIF-2B alpha subunit-related~PFAM: initiation factor 2B related~PRIAM: S-methyl-5-thioribose-1-phosphate isomerase~SPTR: B8D608 Translation initiation factor, aIF-2B alpha subunit-related~TIGRFAM: translation initiation factor, aIF-2BI family; eIF-2B alpha/beta/delta-related uncharacterized protein~PFAM: Initiation factor 2 subunit family~TIGRFAM: ribose-1,5-bisphosphate isomerase, e2b2 family; eIF-2B alpha/beta/delta-related uncharacterized proteins; S-methyl-5-thioribose-1-phosphate isomerase), with protein sequence MSKYPLIVRAVEWVDGKVRWINTNLLPYEELYEESQDHERIARAIESMEIRGAPAIGVAAALAIAATALKFSNINSVDELKDIISKAIERLRRTRPTAFNLFWALNRISNVLSRNYSSVEALRKAIVDEALSIYHEDIETNIKIGEIGEKLIDDGDTILTHCNAGALATAAFGTALGVIRAAWYNGKKIKVIATETRPVLQGARLTVWELKKEGIPVTLVTDNMVGYIMYKGLVNKVIVGADRILLDGFVINKIGTYSIAIIAKRHGVPFYVAAPTSTIDPVSSINDIVIEERNANEVRYIMNKMLITMPDVDVLNPAFDVTPPELVTSIITEKGIIEPPFRENIMKILSL
- a CDS encoding hypothetical protein (KEGG: hbu:Hbut_0955 hypothetical protein~SPTR: A2BLE2 Putative uncharacterized protein), coding for MVKVIIRYRNGKLYLEKASTDIKNRFGLSEAGDVDPIIALYLAYSSNAKIIDSENKELDLDAIIRICEENNRALETFFVFLDLVKRGKKVRPGIQGNEIVIEDEKIRIYAIDESSRISVKDLYTLVDRSIKQGYRVIIALVDLYGDVTYYEVNKMDFQKIEKKSEII